The proteins below come from a single Anderseniella sp. Alg231-50 genomic window:
- the cpdR gene encoding cell cycle two-component system response regulator CpdR yields the protein MARILLAEDDNDMRGFLARALERAGHEVHSFAEGVSAFEELKSREVDLLLTDIVMPEMDGIELARRAAELDPALKIMFITGFAAVALHPDSEAPRDAKILSKPFHLRDLVNEVDRMIAA from the coding sequence ATGGCTCGTATTCTACTTGCTGAAGATGACAACGACATGCGGGGCTTCCTTGCCCGAGCGCTGGAGCGTGCCGGTCACGAGGTGCATTCGTTTGCAGAAGGCGTCAGCGCGTTCGAAGAACTCAAATCGCGCGAGGTCGATCTTCTGCTCACCGATATCGTGATGCCGGAAATGGACGGCATAGAGCTTGCCCGACGGGCTGCCGAACTGGACCCGGCCCTGAAGATCATGTTCATCACCGGATTTGCGGCCGTGGCCCTGCATCCTGATTCCGAGGCACCGCGCGACGCCAAGATACTGTCGAAGCCGTTTCATCTGCGCGATCTGGTCAATGAAGTCGACCGGATGATTGCCGCCTGA
- a CDS encoding beta-eliminating lyase-related protein gives MNFGSDNVYGVHPVVMDAVVAANSGTQSSYGTDDYTRKAQEQLSAVFECDLDAFLVLNGTAANSLCLSAMTPPYGAVICHGDAHILVDECGAPELFTGGAKLIGVNDPMGKLTSDGVEKVLNGFTRGEHDPKPAAVSITQASELGTVYSVDEIAAIGGLAHSRGMKLHMDGARFANALVSLGCTPAEMTWKAGVDALSFGCTKNGTMMLEAVVFFDRALAADFSHRRMRAAQLLSKGRFLGAQMNAYLENDLWLDNARHANDMATYLGEILQATGKMRMPLPVQANEVFPIMPRPLFDMLLSKGVVTYQWPGEGPGNDVAAEDEILARFVCSFLTSKADCDALVKEVETWNGAT, from the coding sequence ATGAATTTTGGCAGCGACAATGTGTATGGCGTACATCCAGTGGTCATGGATGCAGTCGTGGCGGCGAACTCAGGCACGCAGAGTTCGTACGGCACGGATGACTACACACGCAAGGCGCAGGAACAGCTGTCGGCCGTGTTTGAATGTGACCTGGATGCATTTCTGGTGCTTAACGGCACTGCAGCCAACAGTTTGTGCCTGTCCGCCATGACCCCGCCATACGGTGCGGTTATCTGCCATGGAGACGCACATATACTGGTCGATGAATGCGGCGCTCCGGAACTGTTCACCGGCGGTGCCAAATTGATTGGTGTCAATGACCCAATGGGCAAATTGACGTCAGATGGCGTTGAAAAAGTACTCAACGGTTTTACGCGCGGCGAACATGACCCGAAACCGGCGGCTGTCTCCATAACCCAGGCAAGCGAGCTGGGGACGGTTTACTCGGTTGATGAAATTGCCGCGATTGGAGGACTTGCCCATTCGCGGGGCATGAAACTGCACATGGATGGTGCGCGCTTTGCAAATGCGCTGGTCTCGCTTGGGTGCACGCCGGCCGAAATGACCTGGAAAGCAGGCGTCGATGCGCTGTCGTTCGGGTGCACCAAGAACGGAACGATGATGCTGGAAGCGGTGGTGTTTTTCGACAGGGCACTTGCCGCTGACTTCTCCCACCGGCGCATGCGGGCTGCGCAATTGCTTTCGAAGGGGCGGTTTTTGGGTGCTCAGATGAATGCCTATCTGGAAAATGACCTGTGGCTTGATAATGCCCGTCATGCCAACGATATGGCCACATATCTGGGTGAAATTCTGCAGGCGACCGGCAAGATGCGGATGCCGCTGCCTGTCCAGGCCAACGAGGTGTTTCCGATCATGCCGAGACCCCTGTTCGACATGTTGTTGTCAAAGGGTGTGGTCACTTATCAGTGGCCAGGCGAAGGTCCAGGCAATGATGTGGCGGCGGAAGACGAGATACTGGCCCGCTTTGTGTGTTCATTCCTGACCAGCAAGGCTGATTGCGATGCATTGGTGAAAGAGGTTGAGACATGGAACGGCGCCACCTGA
- a CDS encoding alpha/beta hydrolase: MADGFVLVAGNPVPANASCGYLDVSDKVKVRYGLFPAQGEARGTVCFLQGRGECMERNFETIRDLTERGYQVAALDWRGQGGSPAANGPNRHGHISTFSYYLSDFTKFMEEVVLPDCRPPYILLGNSMGGHIGLRTIVKHNWFAAAVMVAPLIDIPSSHLPRWVKVAVVTAMTYAGLGRLKVPLHVSRLIRPEDFPKNPLTTDKTRFMRNMRLWQEAPHLSAIAPTVGWVSAALRSCRKLRALNDSTPLRCPALLVIAGQDVVVANETIQQFARFVPGAATITINGAKHDILAEIDTIRDQFFAAFDAFVADRVK; encoded by the coding sequence ATGGCAGACGGATTTGTGTTGGTTGCCGGCAACCCCGTGCCTGCCAATGCCAGTTGTGGGTATCTTGACGTCTCCGACAAAGTGAAGGTGCGCTATGGCCTGTTCCCGGCGCAAGGAGAAGCCCGTGGCACCGTGTGCTTCCTGCAGGGCCGTGGCGAATGCATGGAGCGCAATTTTGAAACCATCCGGGACCTGACCGAACGCGGCTACCAGGTTGCAGCCCTTGACTGGCGCGGGCAGGGCGGTTCGCCTGCTGCCAACGGGCCCAACCGGCATGGTCACATATCCACCTTCTCGTATTACCTGTCCGACTTCACAAAATTCATGGAAGAGGTGGTGTTGCCAGATTGCAGGCCGCCATACATCCTGCTGGGCAACTCAATGGGCGGGCACATCGGCCTGCGCACGATCGTCAAGCACAACTGGTTTGCCGCGGCGGTCATGGTCGCACCGTTGATTGATATTCCTTCAAGCCACCTGCCGCGATGGGTCAAGGTGGCCGTGGTCACAGCCATGACCTATGCAGGGCTCGGCAGGCTGAAGGTGCCGCTTCATGTGTCCCGGCTCATCCGGCCGGAAGATTTTCCCAAAAATCCGCTGACAACGGACAAGACCCGGTTTATGCGAAACATGCGGTTGTGGCAGGAAGCGCCGCATCTGTCTGCCATCGCGCCGACTGTCGGTTGGGTGAGCGCGGCGTTGAGGTCGTGCCGGAAACTGCGCGCGCTGAACGATTCCACGCCCCTGCGCTGTCCTGCACTGCTGGTCATCGCCGGCCAGGACGTTGTGGTGGCCAATGAGACAATCCAGCAGTTTGCCCGCTTTGTGCCGGGCGCCGCCACCATTACCATCAACGGGGCGAAACACGATATCCTGGCCGAAATCGACACGATCAGGGACCAGTTCTTTGCGGCATTTGATGCTTTCGTGGCTGACCGGGTGAAGTAA
- a CDS encoding GNAT family N-acetyltransferase: protein MATSAAPPPIELIEAGPEQAAEIDHLVAAFHQHEGVDVAARARRASIDSLLAMPAQGRILLVQTPDTVTVGYAVLAFGFSLEFGGRDAFLDELFIAEAFRGQGIGRAALAAVCAWARHEGLCALHLEVERDNTAAKTLYTETGFEDRSHYNLMSLHIANVRER, encoded by the coding sequence ATGGCTACGTCTGCCGCCCCGCCGCCAATCGAGTTGATTGAAGCCGGCCCGGAACAGGCGGCCGAAATCGATCACCTTGTTGCGGCTTTTCACCAGCACGAAGGCGTTGACGTGGCAGCACGGGCACGGCGCGCCTCGATCGACAGCCTGCTTGCCATGCCCGCACAGGGACGCATTCTCCTGGTGCAGACGCCGGATACCGTAACTGTCGGCTACGCAGTGCTGGCATTCGGGTTTTCCCTGGAATTCGGCGGTCGCGATGCGTTTCTGGATGAATTGTTCATCGCCGAGGCATTTCGCGGGCAAGGTATCGGCCGCGCCGCACTGGCAGCCGTGTGCGCATGGGCCCGGCATGAAGGGTTATGCGCGCTGCACCTGGAGGTGGAAAGGGACAACACGGCGGCAAAAACCCTGTATACCGAAACCGGATTTGAAGATCGCAGCCATTACAATCTAATGTCGCTGCACATCGCCAATGTCAGGGAAAGATAG
- the gltB gene encoding glutamate synthase large subunit — protein sequence MTYQVSARSKALTQAGLPAKTGLYDPANEHDACGVGMIANINNDKSHRVIADGLRILANLEHRGAVGADPKAGDGAGILLQIPHDFFAAEATRLGFKLPGAGDYGVGFVFLPRDPAVRERIEQIFAKAALEEGLEVLGWRDVPVDKEVLGASVLPTEPFHRQVFVARGPGFKDTDPLAFARKLFVMRKVVSNRVTSITDTDSSGYYVVSMSPDTIIYKGLVLGVNLGDYYTDLKNPKVTSALALVHQRFSTNTFPSWPLAHPYRMICHNGEINTLRGNYNWMAARYATMSSDLFGADMEKLWPISYEGQSDSACFDNALELLQFAGYPMSHAMMMLIPEAWAGNPLMDENRRSFYEYHAALMEPWDGPAAIAFTNGRQIGATLDRNGLRPARYLVSNDGFVMLASEMGVLDFAEDTITTKWRLQPGKMLLIDLEEKRIISDEELKDTLSTKYPYREWLDRTQVLLKDMPASKPRAPQTNVALLDRQQAFGYTQEDLKFLLAPMAQTGQEAIGSMGTDTPISALSSRPKLLHTYFKQLFAQVTNPPIDPIREELVMSLVSFIGPRPNLLDLKGTSRQKRLEVPQPILTNEDLEKIRVIGDIKDNDFLTITLDITYAAADGALGMQQALDHLCARAESSVHEGHNIIILSDRMASQDQVPIPSLLATSAVHHHLIRNGLRTSVGLVVETGEAREVHQFATLAGFGAEAINPYLAFETIEDMLPKLAEEVSREEAAKRYIKAINKGLLKVMSKMGISTYQSYCGAQIFDAVGLKQAFVDRFFTGTATQVEGVGLAEIATETVERHRLAFSDAPIYRNALDVGGEYAFRFRGESHVWGPEIVADLQHAVRGDIPEKYRAFAKQVNDQAAQLMTLRGLFRLRPAEEMGRQAVPLEEVEPAADIVRRFATGAMSFGSISREAHTTLAMAMNRIGGKSNTGEGGEEPDRFNPMANGDSMRSAIKQVASGRFGVTTEYLVNSDMIQIKMAQGAKPGEGGQLPGHKVDKTIAAVRYSTPGVGLISPPPHHDIYSIEDLAQLIYDLKNANSKADISVKLVSEVGVGTVAAGVSKARADHLTISGFEGGTGASPLTSIKHAGSPWEIGLAETQQTLVLNELRSRIAVQVDGGLRTGRDVIVGALLGADEFGFATAPLIAAGCIMMRKCHLNTCPVGIATQDPDLRKRFTGKPEHVINYFFFVAEEVRELMAAMGFRSLDEMIGRTDFLDKEQAIEHWKARGLDFSKIFAKPSVSKDIAIRHSEAQDHHLEKILDRQLIEHAAPALENKKPVSFELPIRNVDRSTGAMLSGEIARRYGHAGLPDDTISITLRGTAGQSFGAFVSKGVTLDLIGEANDYVGKGLSGGRLVVRPPENTAIVPENSIIVGNTVLYGAIAGECYFHGVAGERFAVRNSGALAVVEGTGDHGCEYMTGGIVVVLGQTGRNFAAGMSGGIAYVLDEAGDFRQRCNLAMVDLEPVPEEEELLQRIANQSGDLESHGLVDVQGDMTSHDAERLFQLISNHSHYTASARAREILDNWQAYLPKFVKVMPVDYRRALKEMEAQNATGEMLIGVREGK from the coding sequence ATGACATACCAAGTTTCTGCACGCTCGAAGGCTTTGACCCAGGCCGGCCTGCCCGCAAAAACCGGGCTCTATGATCCTGCCAATGAACACGATGCATGTGGTGTAGGCATGATCGCCAACATCAACAATGACAAGAGCCACCGGGTCATTGCAGACGGCTTGCGCATTCTCGCCAACCTGGAACACCGCGGTGCGGTGGGCGCGGATCCGAAAGCCGGAGACGGTGCCGGTATTCTGCTGCAGATCCCGCACGACTTTTTTGCCGCCGAAGCAACACGGCTCGGTTTCAAGCTGCCGGGTGCCGGTGACTATGGCGTGGGCTTTGTGTTCCTGCCGCGTGACCCGGCGGTGCGTGAACGTATCGAACAGATTTTCGCCAAGGCCGCCCTAGAGGAAGGCCTGGAAGTCCTGGGCTGGCGCGACGTGCCGGTCGACAAGGAAGTTCTCGGCGCCTCGGTTCTGCCGACGGAGCCGTTCCACCGTCAGGTGTTCGTGGCCCGCGGACCCGGGTTCAAGGATACCGATCCGCTCGCCTTTGCCCGCAAGCTGTTCGTCATGCGCAAGGTGGTATCCAACCGCGTCACCTCCATCACCGACACCGACAGCTCCGGCTATTATGTGGTGTCCATGTCACCTGACACCATCATCTACAAGGGCCTCGTGCTGGGCGTGAACCTGGGCGATTACTATACCGACCTGAAGAACCCCAAGGTCACCTCCGCCCTGGCCCTGGTGCATCAGCGGTTCTCCACCAACACTTTCCCCTCCTGGCCGCTGGCCCATCCCTATCGGATGATCTGCCACAATGGCGAGATCAACACCTTGCGCGGAAACTACAACTGGATGGCGGCACGCTACGCCACCATGAGTTCCGACCTGTTCGGTGCCGACATGGAAAAACTGTGGCCGATCTCCTATGAAGGCCAGTCAGACTCGGCTTGTTTCGACAACGCGCTGGAGCTCCTGCAGTTTGCCGGCTATCCGATGTCCCATGCCATGATGATGCTGATCCCGGAAGCCTGGGCCGGCAATCCGCTGATGGATGAAAATCGCCGCTCGTTCTACGAATACCATGCCGCCCTGATGGAGCCCTGGGACGGGCCTGCCGCAATCGCATTCACCAACGGCCGCCAGATCGGCGCCACGCTGGACCGCAACGGCCTGCGCCCGGCGCGTTACCTGGTCTCCAATGACGGCTTTGTCATGCTCGCGTCCGAAATGGGCGTGCTGGATTTTGCCGAAGACACCATTACAACCAAGTGGCGCCTGCAGCCGGGCAAGATGTTGCTCATCGACCTGGAAGAAAAGCGCATCATTTCAGACGAGGAACTGAAGGACACCCTGTCCACCAAGTACCCCTACCGCGAATGGCTGGACCGCACCCAGGTGCTGTTGAAGGACATGCCGGCGTCCAAGCCGCGCGCGCCGCAGACCAATGTTGCCCTGCTCGACCGCCAGCAGGCGTTTGGCTACACGCAGGAAGACCTCAAATTCCTGCTCGCGCCAATGGCCCAGACCGGCCAGGAAGCCATCGGCTCCATGGGCACCGACACGCCGATCTCGGCCCTGTCGTCCAGGCCGAAGCTGCTGCATACCTATTTCAAGCAATTGTTCGCCCAGGTGACCAACCCGCCGATCGACCCGATCCGCGAGGAACTGGTCATGTCGCTGGTGTCGTTTATCGGCCCACGTCCGAACCTGCTCGACCTGAAAGGCACTTCGCGCCAGAAGCGCCTTGAGGTTCCGCAGCCGATCCTGACCAATGAGGACCTGGAAAAAATCCGGGTCATCGGCGACATCAAGGACAATGACTTCCTGACGATCACGCTGGATATTACCTATGCAGCCGCCGATGGCGCTCTGGGCATGCAGCAGGCACTGGATCATCTCTGCGCCCGGGCCGAAAGTTCCGTCCACGAAGGCCACAACATCATCATCCTGTCGGACCGGATGGCGTCGCAGGACCAGGTCCCGATCCCGTCACTGCTGGCAACGTCAGCCGTGCATCATCACCTGATACGCAACGGTCTGCGCACGTCCGTGGGCCTGGTTGTCGAAACCGGCGAGGCCCGCGAAGTCCACCAGTTCGCAACGCTGGCGGGATTTGGCGCGGAGGCGATCAATCCATACCTCGCTTTTGAAACCATCGAAGACATGCTGCCGAAACTGGCCGAGGAAGTCAGCCGTGAGGAAGCGGCAAAGCGCTACATCAAGGCCATCAACAAGGGCCTGCTGAAAGTCATGTCCAAGATGGGCATCTCGACCTACCAGTCCTATTGCGGTGCACAGATTTTTGATGCCGTCGGCCTGAAGCAGGCTTTTGTCGATCGTTTCTTCACCGGCACTGCCACCCAGGTTGAGGGTGTCGGGCTTGCAGAGATCGCAACAGAAACCGTTGAACGGCACCGGCTTGCCTTTTCCGACGCTCCGATTTACCGGAATGCGCTGGACGTCGGCGGCGAGTATGCCTTCCGTTTCCGCGGCGAGTCACACGTCTGGGGCCCTGAGATAGTCGCAGACCTGCAACACGCGGTGCGTGGCGACATTCCCGAAAAATACCGGGCGTTTGCCAAGCAGGTGAATGATCAGGCAGCCCAGCTGATGACCCTGCGCGGCCTGTTCAGACTGCGCCCTGCGGAGGAAATGGGCAGGCAGGCTGTCCCGCTGGAAGAGGTTGAGCCGGCTGCTGACATCGTCAGGCGGTTCGCCACCGGTGCGATGTCGTTCGGCTCGATCAGCCGCGAGGCCCACACCACGCTGGCCATGGCCATGAACCGTATTGGCGGCAAGTCCAACACGGGCGAAGGCGGCGAAGAGCCTGACCGTTTCAATCCCATGGCCAACGGTGATTCAATGCGCTCGGCCATCAAGCAGGTTGCCTCCGGGCGCTTCGGCGTAACCACGGAGTATCTTGTCAATTCGGACATGATCCAGATCAAGATGGCACAGGGAGCAAAACCCGGCGAAGGTGGCCAGTTACCCGGCCACAAGGTCGACAAGACAATCGCCGCAGTGCGCTACTCAACCCCGGGAGTCGGCCTGATCTCGCCGCCGCCGCATCACGACATCTATTCGATCGAGGATCTGGCACAACTGATCTACGATCTGAAGAACGCCAATTCGAAAGCCGACATATCAGTTAAGCTGGTGTCGGAAGTCGGCGTTGGAACAGTGGCCGCCGGCGTATCCAAGGCCCGTGCCGACCACCTGACCATTTCAGGGTTTGAAGGTGGTACCGGCGCTTCCCCGCTGACCTCCATCAAGCATGCCGGATCGCCCTGGGAAATCGGGCTTGCCGAAACCCAGCAGACGCTCGTTCTGAACGAGCTGCGCAGCCGTATCGCGGTCCAGGTCGACGGCGGTCTGCGCACCGGCCGTGACGTGATCGTGGGCGCCCTTCTGGGCGCCGATGAATTCGGTTTTGCAACCGCGCCGTTGATTGCAGCCGGGTGCATCATGATGCGCAAATGCCATCTCAACACCTGCCCTGTCGGCATCGCGACCCAGGATCCCGATCTGCGCAAGCGCTTTACCGGCAAGCCTGAACACGTCATCAACTATTTCTTCTTCGTGGCCGAAGAGGTGCGTGAGCTGATGGCTGCCATGGGTTTCAGGTCGCTGGACGAGATGATCGGGCGCACCGATTTCCTCGACAAGGAACAGGCCATCGAGCACTGGAAAGCCCGTGGCCTGGATTTCTCGAAGATATTCGCGAAACCGTCTGTTTCAAAGGATATCGCCATCCGCCACAGTGAGGCCCAGGATCATCATCTTGAAAAGATACTGGACCGCCAGTTGATCGAGCACGCAGCACCTGCGCTTGAAAACAAGAAGCCTGTAAGCTTTGAACTGCCGATCCGCAATGTGGACAGGTCGACCGGCGCCATGCTGTCTGGCGAAATTGCCCGGCGCTACGGACATGCCGGTTTGCCCGACGACACGATCTCGATCACCCTGCGCGGCACTGCCGGCCAGAGTTTTGGGGCATTCGTTTCAAAGGGCGTGACCCTGGACCTGATCGGCGAGGCCAATGACTATGTCGGCAAGGGCCTGTCAGGCGGTCGCCTGGTGGTTCGCCCGCCGGAAAACACTGCAATCGTGCCGGAGAACTCGATCATTGTCGGCAACACGGTCCTGTATGGTGCCATTGCCGGTGAATGTTATTTCCACGGCGTTGCCGGCGAACGCTTCGCCGTGCGCAATTCCGGCGCGCTGGCGGTTGTCGAAGGTACCGGCGATCACGGTTGCGAGTACATGACCGGCGGTATAGTCGTGGTTCTGGGTCAGACCGGGCGCAACTTCGCTGCCGGCATGTCGGGCGGCATAGCCTATGTGCTGGATGAGGCGGGCGACTTCCGTCAGCGCTGCAATCTGGCCATGGTTGATCTTGAGCCTGTACCGGAAGAAGAAGAGCTTCTGCAGCGCATTGCCAACCAGTCCGGTGACCTGGAAAGTCATGGGCTTGTGGATGTGCAGGGCGACATGACGTCTCATGATGCAGAGCGGCTGTTTCAGTTGATCAGCAACCACTCCCATTACACCGCATCGGCACGTGCCAGGGAAATTCTCGACAACTGGCAGGCCTATCTGCCGAAATTCGTCAAGGTCATGCCGGTCGATTACCGCCGCGCACTGAAGGAAATGGAAGCACAAAATGCCACCGGCGAAATGCTGATTGGCGTAAGAGAGGGCAAGTAA
- a CDS encoding N-formylglutamate amidohydrolase, translating to MTRKSKSDQVEPGFQIDAPGVQTSPVVFNSPHSGSNYGAEFQASSRLDLHNLRRSEDCFVDELFGTATALGAPLMKARFPRAWLDVNREPFELDPNMFHDPLPAHVNTASARVAGGLGTIPRIVSEGENIYLDTLSWPDADRRIQHFYMPYHEALRDLMANTFKRFQTAILVDCHSMPSVAGLSGSGRPDIVLGDRHGTSCSAWIVRHLEEQLRAHGLKVSRNRPYAGGFITQKYGRPREDVHAVQIEVNRGLYMNETTLKKTRGFSRLQTLMLDVMSRFIARASDATPPRSIAAE from the coding sequence ATGACACGTAAATCCAAATCAGATCAGGTCGAGCCCGGCTTCCAGATTGATGCGCCAGGCGTGCAAACCTCTCCGGTCGTGTTCAACTCACCGCATTCCGGCAGCAATTACGGTGCCGAGTTCCAGGCATCGTCGCGGCTGGACCTGCACAATCTGCGCCGCTCCGAAGACTGCTTCGTCGACGAGTTGTTCGGCACCGCGACGGCGCTCGGGGCGCCGCTGATGAAGGCCCGGTTCCCGCGTGCCTGGCTGGATGTCAACCGGGAACCGTTCGAGCTGGATCCCAATATGTTTCATGACCCGCTGCCGGCCCATGTCAACACCGCGTCGGCGCGTGTCGCAGGCGGCCTCGGCACCATTCCGCGTATTGTGAGTGAAGGCGAGAACATATATCTGGACACCTTGAGCTGGCCGGACGCCGATCGCCGCATTCAGCACTTTTACATGCCCTATCACGAGGCGCTCAGGGACCTCATGGCCAACACGTTCAAGCGATTTCAGACGGCCATCCTGGTAGACTGCCATTCGATGCCGTCGGTGGCCGGGCTTTCAGGCTCCGGGCGCCCGGATATCGTGCTCGGCGACAGGCACGGAACCAGTTGTTCGGCCTGGATCGTCCGCCACCTGGAAGAACAATTACGCGCCCACGGCCTGAAAGTGTCGCGCAACCGGCCTTATGCCGGCGGGTTCATAACCCAGAAGTACGGCCGGCCGCGTGAAGACGTGCATGCCGTACAGATCGAGGTCAATCGCGGCCTCTACATGAATGAAACCACGCTGAAGAAGACCCGTGGATTTTCACGGCTGCAGACCCTGATGCTTGACGTCATGTCACGGTTCATCGCCCGCGCCTCCGATGCAACACCGCCGCGTTCCATCGCTGCCGAGTAA
- a CDS encoding inositol monophosphatase family protein, with translation MTLDEAPAGGSTEAFLAFAVELAQATGPIALPMYRTAMAVDNKQADGFDPVTQADRAAEEVMRTMIEERYPDHGILGEEFGEKAGNDDFTWILDPIDGTRSFISGTPTWMTLVGLKHDGRMIAGAAGQPFTDEIFAGSKAGAHLLHAGRKTELRCTSETDLSKVLAGTTAPYLYRKHGHEERLARIENAVQHLRFDADSYFHCMVAAGQLGISIDTGLQSYDIAALVPIVEGAGGIVTTWEGKDPGNGGDILVAANRALHEQAMALLA, from the coding sequence ATGACCCTAGACGAAGCCCCAGCCGGCGGTTCAACTGAAGCCTTTCTGGCCTTTGCCGTGGAACTGGCACAGGCAACCGGACCGATCGCCCTTCCCATGTATCGAACCGCCATGGCGGTCGACAACAAGCAGGCCGACGGGTTCGATCCGGTCACCCAGGCCGACCGTGCCGCGGAAGAGGTCATGCGCACCATGATCGAGGAACGATACCCCGATCACGGTATTCTGGGCGAGGAATTCGGCGAAAAAGCCGGCAATGATGATTTCACCTGGATACTGGACCCGATCGACGGCACGCGCAGTTTCATCTCCGGAACCCCCACCTGGATGACACTGGTCGGCCTGAAGCATGACGGCCGCATGATCGCAGGTGCTGCCGGGCAGCCGTTTACAGACGAGATTTTTGCCGGCAGCAAAGCTGGTGCCCACTTGCTGCACGCGGGCCGAAAAACCGAGTTGCGCTGCACCAGTGAAACCGACCTCTCCAAAGTGCTGGCCGGCACAACGGCACCGTACCTTTATCGCAAGCACGGCCATGAAGAACGCCTGGCGCGCATTGAGAATGCGGTTCAGCACCTGCGCTTTGACGCGGATTCATATTTTCACTGCATGGTTGCTGCGGGCCAGCTGGGTATCAGCATCGACACCGGCCTGCAGTCCTATGATATTGCCGCCCTTGTCCCGATCGTGGAAGGAGCCGGCGGCATCGTCACGACCTGGGAGGGAAAGGACCCCGGCAACGGCGGCGATATTCTGGTCGCTGCCAACCGGGCGCTGCATGAACAGGCGATGGCCCTGCTGGCTTGA
- a CDS encoding methyltransferase domain-containing protein, with product MANDPFYKDHWINIDRDRLERYQRMFQWNPASSILYEPADIGPGHVVGDFGCGPGYTAIEIASWVGVDGHVHALDINSDFISQTRNNAMAAGTDDRISAHQCDGSRLPLPDASLDRLTTRNTLIYVDNAEHVIREFRRVLKAEGKVHAIEGDWPMMIVEPVPTETWAALVDAASHACRTPDIGRKLHGLMALAGFSEIDVQVVARPDTDGRLLPMIKNMAGYARDRGQMSNASIEEILSTIEQALVGRSYLALAPQFVVTATR from the coding sequence ATGGCTAACGATCCTTTTTACAAGGACCATTGGATTAACATCGACAGGGACAGGTTGGAACGATATCAGCGCATGTTCCAATGGAACCCGGCGTCATCCATTCTCTATGAACCGGCTGACATTGGCCCGGGGCATGTTGTTGGCGATTTCGGCTGCGGACCTGGCTACACAGCAATTGAAATCGCTTCATGGGTTGGGGTCGATGGACATGTTCACGCGCTGGATATCAACTCGGATTTCATTTCTCAAACCAGAAACAACGCAATGGCTGCCGGAACCGACGATAGGATCAGCGCGCATCAGTGCGATGGTTCCAGATTGCCATTGCCGGATGCTTCTCTGGATCGCTTAACCACTCGAAACACTCTCATCTACGTTGACAATGCAGAACATGTGATCCGTGAGTTCCGGCGCGTCCTGAAAGCCGAGGGCAAGGTGCACGCCATCGAAGGTGATTGGCCGATGATGATTGTCGAGCCTGTACCCACCGAGACCTGGGCCGCCCTCGTCGACGCTGCAAGTCACGCGTGCCGGACGCCAGACATTGGCAGAAAACTTCATGGTTTGATGGCGCTTGCCGGGTTCTCCGAAATAGATGTTCAAGTCGTTGCCCGACCTGACACTGATGGAAGACTGTTGCCCATGATCAAGAACATGGCCGGTTATGCCCGGGATCGCGGGCAAATGAGCAATGCCAGTATTGAAGAAATTCTCTCTACAATCGAGCAGGCGTTGGTGGGCAGAAGCTATCTGGCGCTCGCACCGCAGTTCGTTGTGACAGCAACGCGCTAA
- a CDS encoding Hsp20 family protein, with protein sequence MFDLTPLYRTGVGFDRLAKMLDEVNTVDTPTYPPYNIERTGEDTYRITMAVAGFTPGELAIEVKNHSLTVTGQKQDRTEQVNFLHQGIAARNFDRRFQLADHVEVTGAEIENGLLHIDLKRELPEAMKPRTIEIKGAGKKAKLIEDKKAA encoded by the coding sequence ATGTTTGATTTGACCCCACTTTATCGTACCGGCGTTGGTTTTGACCGTCTGGCCAAGATGCTCGACGAAGTAAACACCGTGGATACGCCGACTTACCCGCCCTACAACATCGAGCGCACCGGCGAAGACACCTATCGCATCACCATGGCTGTCGCCGGATTTACCCCTGGTGAACTGGCCATAGAAGTGAAAAACCATTCGCTGACTGTGACCGGTCAGAAGCAAGACCGCACCGAGCAGGTCAATTTCCTGCATCAGGGCATTGCGGCACGCAATTTTGACCGCCGCTTCCAGCTTGCCGATCATGTTGAAGTAACCGGCGCGGAAATCGAAAACGGCCTGCTTCACATCGATCTGAAGCGTGAGCTTCCCGAAGCAATGAAACCACGCACCATTGAAATCAAGGGTGCCGGCAAGAAGGCCAAACTGATCGAAGACAAGAAAGCCGCCTAA